The nucleotide sequence CGTCGAGATGCGCACGTCGAGCGCGCGCTCTGACGGCGGCACCTGTTCGAGCGCGTGCAACGCGTTGGTGAGCAGGTTGTGCACGATCTGCTCGAGCGCGACCGGATCGGCGTGAACCGCGATCCCAGGCGCCGATGCCTCGACATTCGGCGTGACGCCGCGCGCCTCGATCTCCGGCTCGAGCAGATAGAGCACCCGCCGCACCGCGGACTCGAGCTCCGTGCGGGCGAGCGCGGCGCCGCGCTCGGGCTTGTCGAGCGCGCCGCGCACCCGCGCGACGACGTCGGATGCGCGCTTCGCCTGCTCGGCGGCCTTGGTCATCGCGTCGCGCGCGGTCGCGAGATCGGGCGGATCGTCGTCGAGCAGGCGCGACGCGGCGCGCGTGTTGGCGAGCAACGCGGTGAGCGGCTGGTTGAGCTCGTGCGCGAGGCCGCCGGCGAGCTCGCCCAGCGCGTTCAAGCGCCCGACGCGATCGAGCCGCAGCAGCGCCTCGGCGCGCTCGCGCGCGATGCGCTGGAGGCGGATCGCGCGCAGCGCCGCAAGCGCGCCCGCGACCGCCGCCGCCCACGCGAGCATCGCGAGCCACGGCAGCTCAGAAGCGTAGACGCCGCGCTCGGCGACGACGTCGAACGGCTGGCTGTCCGCCGCGAGCCGCTTGCGGAACGCGAACCGCCGGAACCCCCCGTCGCGCCCCTGCTGGAGCACGAAGCGTTTGTCCGCATGATCGAGGCTCACGCGCACCGGGCTCGCGTCCGCGACCATCGGCCATTGGTTCCACGGCACCATGGCGCGCACGTCGAACTGCACCGCATAGCTCGCCGGATGCGCGCCGAGCACCAGGCAATAGCGCCCTTCGCTGAAATCGACCCGGGCGAGCGCCGGCCTGCGGGCCGCACGCGAAGCGGCGTCGGCGCCCGCCCTGTCGGGATCGGTCCACGACTCGCCGGTGTCGCGCCGCTCGATGCTCAGAATCTGCGGGTAGACCGACGGCAGCCGCTGCTCGGGCCGCGAGGCGTCGGCGGTCGGCTGGAGCAGCGCGAGCATGCCGAGCACCGCGTCGTGCTGGACGGCGCGCTGGCTCAGGAGGCGATGGACGATGCGCGCATCGGTCTCGAAGTCCTCGCGCAATCGTTCGACCCGCGCGTTCACCAGCCACGCACCGCCGGCCAGCGCGATCGCGATCCAGGCGAGCAACCAGCGGCCGTTGCGCCGCACGAAACCCATCGCGCTTATCGCAGCGGCGCCTTGTTGGAAGAGAGGTCCATGATCATGCGCGCGGAGGCGTCCATGCGCGCCATACCGGCCAGCGATAATCCCTGCTCTTATCGCTCAACTTCGATCTCCCCCCGCAGGTATTCGACGACCTGCCCCGCGATGACGACGCGCTCGCCCCTGAGCTCGCAACGAAGGTCGCCGCCGCGTTGTGACACCTGCTTCGCGATGAGTTTGTTCCTCCCCAGGCGCGCCGCCCAGTACGGCGCGAGGGTGCAATGCGACGAGCCGGTGACCGGGTCTTCGGCTATGCCCTGCTTCGGCGCGAAGAAGCGCGACACGAAATCGACGTCGTCGCCCGGCCCCGATGCGATCAGCGCGTGCACGTCCATGGCGGCGACACGTGAGAAATCCGGCCGCAGCGCGCGCACTTCGGCTTCGGTCCCGAAGACCGCCAGCAGATCGCGCGAGAGCAGCGCTTCGCGCGGGCGCGCGCCGAGCGCGGCCGCGAGCTCGTCGGTGACTTCCACCGGCGTGCCCGGGCGCGACGGAAAATCGAGCGAGAG is from Burkholderiales bacterium and encodes:
- a CDS encoding ATP-binding protein, whose protein sequence is MGFVRRNGRWLLAWIAIALAGGAWLVNARVERLREDFETDARIVHRLLSQRAVQHDAVLGMLALLQPTADASRPEQRLPSVYPQILSIERRDTGESWTDPDRAGADAASRAARRPALARVDFSEGRYCLVLGAHPASYAVQFDVRAMVPWNQWPMVADASPVRVSLDHADKRFVLQQGRDGGFRRFAFRKRLAADSQPFDVVAERGVYASELPWLAMLAWAAAVAGALAALRAIRLQRIARERAEALLRLDRVGRLNALGELAGGLAHELNQPLTALLANTRAASRLLDDDPPDLATARDAMTKAAEQAKRASDVVARVRGALDKPERGAALARTELESAVRRVLYLLEPEIEARGVTPNVEASAPGIAVHADPVALEQIVHNLLTNALHALEQVPPSERALDVRISTAEGQGVLTVRDSGPGIAGSALGRIFEPFFTTRESGLGLGLSLSESLALAMNGRLSAANREPRGAELALALPLA
- a CDS encoding PhzF family phenazine biosynthesis protein, translated to MKLPLYQLDAFTSRRFGGNPAAVVPLDAWLPDETLRAIAAENNLAETAYVIARDDVSPLRWFTPSVEVDLCGHATLATAAALFRYIYPEKDRLAFSTRSGELVVTREGDWLSLDFPSRPGTPVEVTDELAAALGARPREALLSRDLLAVFGTEAEVRALRPDFSRVAAMDVHALIASGPGDDVDFVSRFFAPKQGIAEDPVTGSSHCTLAPYWAARLGRNKLIAKQVSQRGGDLRCELRGERVVIAGQVVEYLRGEIEVER